In one Pirellulales bacterium genomic region, the following are encoded:
- a CDS encoding ferritin-like domain-containing protein, which produces MAASRAEVIELLKTAYSMELETVINYIANSTNLDGVRAEEIKKSLAADITAEIGHATQLAQRIKQLGGLTPGSKGVKLGNQKQPGEDTTDVIAVIEAVIEAEDAACKQYRKIIQATEGDDYVTQDMCVTLLGDEEEHLILFKGFLKEYKKS; this is translated from the coding sequence ATGGCAGCCAGCCGCGCGGAAGTGATCGAGTTATTGAAGACCGCCTATTCCATGGAGTTGGAAACGGTGATAAATTACATCGCCAACAGCACAAATTTGGACGGTGTGCGAGCGGAAGAAATTAAAAAATCATTGGCCGCCGACATCACCGCCGAAATTGGCCACGCCACACAATTGGCGCAGCGCATCAAGCAACTGGGCGGATTAACGCCCGGCTCAAAAGGCGTGAAGCTGGGAAATCAAAAGCAACCCGGTGAAGACACGACCGACGTCATCGCCGTGATTGAAGCAGTCATTGAAGCGGAAGACGCCGCGTGCAAGCAGTACCGGAAAATTATTCAGGCGACCGAAGGGGACGACTACGTGACGCAAGACATGTGCGTCACACTCTTGGGCGATGAAGAAGAACACTTGATTCTGTTCAAAGGATTTTTGAAGGAATACAAGAAATCGTGA
- a CDS encoding HEAT repeat domain-containing protein, with translation MSDIKPPPNSLSSDDALPPVEPPSAGFLVQLFLIPGLIVAIIVVVWLLFHWLAQMGNDPREYVKKLRGNNEVRWQAAVNLAGVLHSSAGDELKKDSTVVADLGQILTDEITAANTDERSINLRVYLCRALGEFQVEAALSPLLVAATTQRSDAEMDVQRAAVQGLATLAANLNEAKPGWNHADLMATLLAVSKSDNDNLRTESAFALGIIDDPETTARLTQMLDDPHADARFNAATGLARRGDKAALPGLLEMLDADQRLATEGESPENRQEKTALVNIAGLQALAKLADQNSTIDLSQAQVLVERLTKSNIPDVRAAAVAVREKLARRQARPPAEEAKSTTATK, from the coding sequence ATGTCCGATATCAAGCCACCGCCTAATTCCCTTTCGTCCGACGATGCGTTGCCGCCGGTGGAACCCCCCAGCGCCGGCTTTCTGGTGCAGCTATTTCTGATTCCCGGGCTGATTGTCGCCATTATTGTCGTCGTGTGGCTGTTGTTCCACTGGCTGGCACAAATGGGGAACGATCCGCGGGAGTATGTCAAAAAGCTGCGGGGCAATAACGAAGTTCGCTGGCAGGCGGCGGTCAACTTGGCCGGCGTGCTGCACAGCTCGGCCGGCGACGAATTGAAGAAAGATTCTACGGTCGTTGCCGATTTAGGCCAAATTCTGACGGACGAAATCACCGCCGCCAACACGGACGAGCGCTCCATCAATTTGCGCGTGTATTTGTGCCGGGCCCTGGGCGAATTTCAAGTCGAAGCGGCCCTGTCGCCGCTGCTAGTGGCCGCGACCACGCAGCGCTCGGATGCGGAAATGGATGTGCAGCGCGCCGCCGTTCAGGGCTTGGCAACGCTGGCGGCTAATTTGAACGAAGCCAAGCCCGGCTGGAACCACGCAGATTTAATGGCCACTTTGTTGGCTGTTTCCAAATCCGACAACGACAATTTGCGAACGGAAAGCGCCTTTGCCCTGGGGATCATTGACGATCCGGAAACCACGGCCCGGCTGACGCAAATGCTGGACGATCCGCACGCCGATGCTCGCTTTAACGCGGCCACGGGATTAGCCCGCCGGGGAGACAAGGCGGCGCTGCCCGGCCTGTTGGAAATGCTTGATGCCGATCAGCGTTTGGCCACGGAGGGGGAGTCGCCGGAAAATCGGCAAGAAAAAACGGCTCTGGTCAACATCGCGGGCTTGCAGGCCCTGGCGAAGTTGGCCGATCAAAACTCGACGATCGATTTGAGCCAAGCGCAAGTGCTCGTGGAGCGATTGACGAAATCGAACATTCCCGACGTCCGGGCCGCTGCGGTCGCTGTGCGCGAAAAACTGGCGCGGCGGCAAGCGCGGCCGCCGGCAGAAGAAGCAAAATCTACAACCGCCACAAAGTAA
- a CDS encoding lipoate--protein ligase family protein encodes MRLLDLTLNTPQENLALDEALLDAAEASSNESREVLRLWEPRQGMLVAGSSSRLADEVNLNACAARGVPVLRRASGGATILTGPGCLMYAVVLSYELRPDLRPIDQAHSFVLGTIAAALGKNISGVSRAGISDLVLGEKKFSGNSLRCKRGHFLYHGTLLYRFPLEEISSLLKMPSRQPAYREHRNHADFLTNLPLGAPALRQALITAFSATEDCPNWPRSLTDQLVAEKYSNREWNERL; translated from the coding sequence GTGCGATTACTCGACCTCACCCTCAACACTCCGCAAGAGAATTTGGCGCTGGACGAGGCGCTATTAGATGCTGCGGAAGCCAGCTCCAACGAGAGCCGAGAAGTGCTGCGGCTGTGGGAACCGCGCCAAGGGATGCTTGTGGCCGGCAGTTCCTCGCGCTTGGCCGATGAAGTAAACCTCAACGCTTGCGCCGCGCGCGGCGTGCCGGTGCTGCGGCGTGCCAGCGGCGGAGCGACGATTTTAACCGGCCCGGGCTGCCTGATGTATGCCGTGGTATTGAGTTATGAACTGCGACCCGACTTGCGGCCCATTGATCAGGCACATTCGTTCGTGCTGGGGACCATTGCCGCGGCCTTGGGTAAAAACATCTCCGGTGTCTCTCGCGCCGGCATCAGCGATTTAGTGCTCGGGGAGAAAAAATTCTCCGGCAATAGTTTACGCTGCAAACGCGGTCACTTTTTGTATCACGGCACTCTGCTGTACCGCTTCCCGTTGGAGGAAATTAGCTCGCTGTTGAAGATGCCGTCGCGCCAGCCGGCCTATCGTGAACATCGCAACCACGCCGATTTTCTCACGAATCTGCCGCTGGGCGCCCCTGCTTTGCGGCAAGCCCTGATAACCGCTTTCTCCGCAACAGAAGATTGCCCGAATTGGCCCCGCTCCCTCACCGACCAACTTGTGGCCGAAAAATATAGCAACCGTGAATGGAACGAGCGGCTGTGA
- a CDS encoding type II toxin-antitoxin system HicB family antitoxin: protein MTTMHEYRGYVFTIHYQANDPAYTVDFSDFPDIITSGSTLSEAFAHACEALDLHLESLQKLGLPIPPAKHRLIVESA, encoded by the coding sequence ATGACCACGATGCACGAATATCGCGGCTATGTATTCACGATTCATTATCAAGCCAACGATCCGGCCTACACGGTCGACTTCTCCGACTTTCCCGACATCATTACCAGTGGCTCCACGCTTTCGGAAGCTTTCGCCCACGCCTGCGAAGCATTGGATTTGCACTTGGAAAGCCTGCAAAAACTGGGCTTACCCATTCCACCGGCCAAACACCGCCTAATCGTCGAATCCGCCTGA
- a CDS encoding VWA domain-containing protein produces MSLTFLTPLMLAGAVLVAAPIVLHLVMRQQPKRLLFPALQFIRQRNDANKRRLKFRHLLLLLLRCGAIVLLALALSRPSLQSAGLLGDQEAPVAAALVFDTSPRMEYRLQNQTRLEVAREAAERVMAKLPAESDVAIIDSRTASAAFSIDPAAAKQRLGRLSINAAAQPLPGLCEEALRLVSESSKGRKEIYVFTDLGRAAWSADSAQRLRNQLAEKTDVALYLIDVGIADPQNLSLGDLRLSADTLAKNTPLHLETNLLVTGREPNESSVALEIIDSAGKFQRREQATVKPAVDQPQPIEFQIAGLEEGTHQGFVHIDGEDNLPTDDARYFTVDVRPPWKVLIVAPQPAERHAVFLTEALAPATFRRTGQARFECIVIPFADLSAPNAPALDDYAAVCLLDPPPLADTVWQSLTTYVEHGGGLSVWLGRNAEAKGASVDNFNTPSAQKLMPGKLARVWRRQDAFLAPQDYQHPLLAKFRSVAGGVPWDAFTVWSHWQLSDLAEGVNTVLSYSNGQAALLERSVGKGRVLLFTTPISDEATEADLWNLLPLGSEPWPFVMLSNEMLLYLVGSGEERLNYQAGETVTLRVPENQRQLIFSLRAPNGEEYPQAVDQKSGLMTITATGAVGNYLLRSGGTEGGVRRGFSVNVPAVSTDLTLLSKDDLTALLGKDRFHLSRGQDEIERDVSLGRTGRELYPLLILLVAIALGMEHLLANKFYRRDAQTEQTAQRKAATAAIIAEETGTKPEQETVGAA; encoded by the coding sequence ATGAGTCTGACATTTTTGACGCCCCTGATGCTTGCGGGAGCCGTGCTGGTGGCGGCGCCGATTGTGCTGCATTTGGTCATGCGGCAGCAGCCCAAGCGTTTATTGTTTCCCGCGCTGCAGTTTATTCGCCAGCGCAACGATGCCAACAAGCGGCGGCTGAAGTTTCGGCATTTATTGCTGTTGTTATTGCGTTGTGGTGCCATTGTACTGCTGGCCCTGGCGTTGTCGCGCCCCAGCTTGCAATCGGCCGGCTTGCTAGGCGATCAAGAAGCGCCGGTTGCCGCCGCGCTGGTGTTCGACACTTCGCCACGGATGGAATACCGGCTCCAAAATCAAACGCGATTGGAGGTGGCGCGGGAAGCGGCCGAGCGGGTAATGGCCAAGCTGCCGGCGGAAAGCGACGTGGCAATTATCGATTCGCGCACCGCCAGTGCCGCCTTTTCGATCGATCCGGCCGCCGCCAAGCAGCGCTTGGGCCGGCTCAGCATCAACGCCGCCGCTCAACCGCTTCCTGGCTTGTGTGAGGAAGCGCTGCGTTTGGTTAGCGAAAGCAGCAAAGGCCGCAAGGAAATTTACGTGTTCACTGATTTGGGCCGTGCCGCGTGGTCGGCTGATTCCGCTCAGCGGCTGCGAAATCAATTAGCCGAAAAAACCGACGTGGCGTTGTACTTAATCGATGTGGGAATTGCCGATCCGCAAAATTTATCGCTGGGCGATTTGCGGCTTTCGGCCGACACCCTGGCCAAAAATACGCCGCTGCACTTGGAAACCAACTTGTTGGTCACTGGCCGCGAGCCGAACGAAAGCAGCGTGGCCCTGGAGATCATTGATTCCGCCGGCAAGTTTCAGCGGCGAGAGCAAGCCACGGTGAAGCCGGCGGTCGATCAGCCGCAACCCATCGAATTCCAAATTGCCGGCCTGGAAGAAGGCACGCATCAAGGCTTCGTGCACATTGACGGCGAGGATAATTTGCCCACCGATGACGCCCGCTATTTTACCGTCGACGTTCGGCCGCCGTGGAAAGTGTTGATCGTTGCGCCCCAGCCCGCCGAGCGGCATGCCGTGTTTCTGACCGAAGCGCTGGCGCCCGCCACGTTCCGCCGCACAGGCCAGGCCCGATTTGAATGTATCGTAATTCCCTTTGCAGATTTGTCTGCTCCCAACGCTCCGGCGCTGGACGATTACGCGGCGGTTTGCTTGCTCGATCCGCCGCCGCTGGCCGACACGGTGTGGCAATCGCTCACGACGTATGTCGAACATGGCGGTGGCCTGTCCGTTTGGCTGGGCCGCAATGCCGAGGCCAAAGGCGCATCGGTCGATAACTTTAACACCCCCTCGGCGCAAAAATTGATGCCCGGAAAATTGGCCCGGGTGTGGCGCAGACAAGATGCTTTTCTGGCGCCGCAAGATTACCAGCACCCGCTGTTGGCGAAATTTCGCAGCGTGGCTGGCGGCGTGCCCTGGGATGCGTTCACCGTTTGGTCGCACTGGCAATTGTCAGACTTGGCCGAAGGGGTTAACACCGTGCTTTCGTACAGCAATGGCCAGGCGGCGTTGTTGGAGCGCAGCGTAGGCAAAGGGCGCGTGCTGCTGTTCACCACGCCCATTTCCGACGAAGCTACCGAGGCCGACTTGTGGAACTTGCTGCCGCTGGGGAGCGAGCCCTGGCCGTTTGTCATGCTTTCCAACGAAATGCTGCTGTACTTGGTAGGCAGCGGCGAAGAACGCTTGAATTACCAGGCCGGGGAAACCGTCACCCTGCGAGTTCCGGAAAATCAGCGGCAACTGATCTTTTCACTGCGGGCGCCCAATGGTGAAGAGTATCCCCAGGCGGTCGATCAAAAATCGGGCCTCATGACCATTACCGCCACCGGCGCCGTGGGAAATTATTTGCTTCGTTCCGGCGGCACCGAAGGGGGTGTGCGGCGCGGATTCAGCGTGAATGTGCCGGCCGTGAGCACCGATTTAACGCTGCTATCCAAAGACGATTTAACCGCACTGTTGGGTAAAGATCGCTTCCATTTGTCGCGCGGCCAGGACGAAATCGAACGCGATGTAAGCCTCGGCCGCACAGGCCGGGAGTTGTATCCGCTGTTGATTTTGCTCGTGGCAATTGCCCTGGGGATGGAGCATTTGCTGGCCAACAAGTTTTATCGCCGTGATGCCCAAACCGAGCAAACCGCCCAGCGCAAAGCAGCCACGGCCGCCATCATTGCTGAGGAGACCGGAACCAAGCCCGAACAAGAAACAGTCGGCGCTGCCTGA
- a CDS encoding DUF58 domain-containing protein: protein MSTVEKYLKPEVVRQISRLDLRAQFIVRGFLQGLHASPFHGFSVEFSEHRKYTPGDDPDDIDWLVYAKTDKYYIKKFEAETNITGYLVMDLSRSMGYTYRQELTKFEYGVCLAAALCWLMVHQQDPVGLITFDEQIRASLPAKSKRTQIGQVLSLLAKLQPEGKTNIAHSLIQIAAMLRHRSLVMLFSDLLTDPEPVFSALGRLRHRGHDVILFHILDEAEVNFPFDGVIEFEEPETDDRLQVDADNFQAEYIGAMREFRERYRRHCFQLGVDYVPLDTSMQFDRALTEYLLSRRSRH, encoded by the coding sequence ATGTCCACCGTCGAAAAATATCTGAAGCCGGAAGTCGTACGCCAAATTTCGCGGCTCGACTTACGGGCGCAATTCATTGTGCGCGGCTTTTTGCAAGGCCTGCACGCCAGCCCGTTCCACGGCTTTTCGGTCGAGTTCAGCGAGCATCGCAAATACACGCCGGGCGACGACCCGGACGACATCGATTGGCTGGTGTATGCCAAAACCGACAAGTATTACATTAAAAAATTTGAAGCGGAAACCAACATCACCGGTTATCTGGTGATGGATCTCAGCCGCTCGATGGGCTACACCTACCGCCAGGAGCTTACGAAGTTCGAATACGGCGTTTGCCTGGCCGCGGCCTTGTGCTGGTTGATGGTTCATCAGCAAGACCCGGTTGGCTTAATCACCTTCGACGAGCAAATTCGCGCCAGCCTGCCTGCCAAAAGCAAGCGGACCCAAATTGGGCAAGTGTTGTCGCTGTTGGCCAAGTTGCAGCCTGAAGGAAAAACGAACATCGCCCACAGCCTGATTCAAATTGCCGCCATGCTCCGGCATCGCAGCCTGGTGATGCTGTTTTCCGATTTGCTGACCGACCCGGAACCGGTTTTTTCGGCACTGGGTCGGCTGCGGCACCGGGGGCACGATGTCATTTTGTTTCACATTTTGGACGAAGCCGAAGTGAACTTTCCGTTCGACGGCGTGATCGAATTCGAAGAGCCCGAAACCGATGATCGGCTGCAAGTGGATGCCGACAATTTCCAGGCCGAGTACATCGGCGCCATGCGGGAATTCCGCGAGCGTTATCGCCGCCACTGTTTTCAATTGGGCGTCGATTACGTGCCGCTGGATACCAGCATGCAATTCGACCGCGCCCTCACGGAGTATCTGCTCAGCCGCCGGAGCCGGCACTGA
- a CDS encoding MoxR family ATPase — MLQEFSHHRRLMQEELQKIIIGQNEVIEQMFAAIFTRGHCLLEGVPGLAKTLMVSTVARILDVQFKRIQFTPDLMPSDITGTNVLEEDENGRRNFRFVDGPIFTNILLADEVNRTPPKTQAALLQAMQEREVSIGQITHPLPEPFFVIATQNPIEQEGTYPLPEAQLDRFMFNIKVDYPTASEEEQILSFTTRNEKPEVRKVLSGKAIVNLQKLVGSVAVSEYIVKYVARLVRATRPKDASAPEFIRDLVDWGAGPRAGQFLIQGGKALAAMEGRFSVAIDDVKKIAVPVLRHRLSTNFQAQAEGMSSEAVVLRLLKEIPEPEIPKYEKR, encoded by the coding sequence ATTTTGCAAGAGTTCAGCCATCATCGGCGGTTGATGCAGGAAGAGCTGCAAAAAATCATCATCGGGCAAAACGAGGTCATCGAGCAAATGTTCGCCGCCATTTTCACGCGCGGGCATTGTCTGCTGGAAGGCGTGCCGGGCTTGGCAAAAACATTGATGGTCAGCACTGTGGCGCGAATTCTGGATGTGCAGTTCAAGCGTATTCAATTTACGCCCGACCTCATGCCCAGCGACATTACCGGCACAAACGTGCTGGAAGAAGACGAAAACGGCCGCCGCAATTTCCGCTTTGTCGACGGCCCCATTTTCACCAACATTTTGCTGGCCGACGAAGTCAACCGCACGCCGCCAAAAACACAGGCCGCGTTGTTGCAGGCCATGCAGGAACGGGAAGTCTCCATCGGACAAATCACGCATCCGCTGCCGGAACCGTTTTTTGTGATCGCCACGCAAAACCCCATCGAGCAGGAAGGAACGTATCCGCTTCCCGAAGCGCAGCTTGACCGGTTCATGTTCAACATCAAAGTCGATTACCCCACGGCCAGCGAAGAGGAGCAAATTCTCAGCTTCACCACCCGCAACGAAAAGCCGGAAGTTCGCAAAGTGCTCAGCGGCAAGGCCATTGTGAATTTGCAGAAATTGGTAGGCAGCGTGGCGGTGAGCGAGTACATCGTCAAATATGTGGCACGGCTGGTCCGGGCCACGCGCCCCAAGGATGCCTCCGCCCCCGAGTTTATCCGCGACCTGGTCGATTGGGGCGCCGGCCCGCGCGCCGGCCAGTTTTTAATTCAAGGCGGCAAAGCGCTGGCTGCCATGGAAGGGCGCTTCAGCGTGGCCATTGACGACGTAAAAAAAATCGCTGTTCCCGTCCTGCGGCATCGCTTAAGCACTAATTTTCAAGCCCAGGCCGAGGGCATGAGCAGCGAAGCCGTCGTGTTGCGCCTGCTGAAAGAAATTCCCGAGCCTGAAATCCCCAAATACGAAAAACGCTAG
- a CDS encoding DUF4159 domain-containing protein, protein MKRCPACWWFPLVSILLILRPACADDAPGEITAGQVRTAIERGITYLKGTQNQNGAWNDYIGNTGGVTALCTLALLNAGVPVNDPQIERALDYLRSLPPDKTYVVSLQTMVLCLAEPKKDLLLIRRNVQWLEQLQNANGSWTYSQGLGMGDPSNSQFALLALYEAERVGVPVTERTWNLALQYWLRLQNNDGSWPYEGQGAPGRGSMTCAGITSVFIASGRLNSGDAEVTPQGLKCCGQRGNNPAVKAMEDGLTWLGNNFSVQINPGPPQVQRIWNLYYLYAVERVGRMTSHRFFISRGTNQHYDWYRMGAEYLVAKQDVLSGYWKGMGHAEDDPRIATSFALLFLAKGRRPILISKARYGNDNDWARHRSDLANLTTYVETKWKKDFPLGLSWQIVDLADATLDDLLQTPVLYLSGSKDPELLDQAQKLREYIDRGGFIFAEACCTDSEGFDTGFRALVDKIFEEPEYRLKPVPPEHPLWTAEEPVRPALRPNLWSVDYGCRTSVVYVAPPEPNKGDLPNGLSCYWEIAAGRDRKLNAVIQEQLNAALSMGINVLAYATNRALKSKDENFQLADQNPKEEDTFERGKRYVANLRHPGGCDAAPGALPGLLRAANRELKARFSPEQRQVQITDPDLFNYDVLFMHGRANFRLTDEEKKALHKYLERGTLIADSICANRDFTASFRREINDLFADQGIKLEPIPANHPMFSTEFGGYDLSQVTRRVPQSRAADGPLQAKTHHGAPELEGLKIGDRYAVIFSPYDLSCALEKHDSLECEGYTKDDAERIGLNLLLYATFEF, encoded by the coding sequence ATGAAGCGATGCCCGGCGTGCTGGTGGTTTCCGTTAGTATCAATTCTGCTGATTTTGCGGCCCGCCTGTGCCGACGACGCGCCGGGGGAAATTACGGCAGGCCAAGTGCGCACCGCCATCGAACGGGGCATTACCTACCTCAAAGGCACCCAAAATCAAAACGGCGCGTGGAACGATTACATCGGCAACACCGGCGGCGTCACCGCCCTGTGCACTTTGGCGCTGTTGAATGCCGGCGTGCCGGTAAATGATCCACAAATTGAGCGGGCGCTAGATTATCTGCGCAGCTTGCCGCCGGATAAGACGTACGTCGTTTCGCTGCAAACCATGGTGCTGTGCCTGGCGGAGCCGAAGAAAGATTTGCTCCTCATTCGCCGCAACGTGCAGTGGCTGGAGCAACTGCAAAATGCCAACGGCTCGTGGACGTACTCGCAAGGCTTGGGCATGGGCGATCCGTCCAATTCGCAGTTTGCACTGCTGGCGCTGTACGAGGCGGAACGGGTGGGCGTGCCAGTGACCGAACGCACCTGGAATTTGGCCCTCCAATACTGGCTGCGGCTGCAAAACAACGACGGCTCCTGGCCCTATGAAGGGCAAGGCGCCCCCGGCCGAGGCAGCATGACCTGCGCCGGCATTACCTCGGTATTCATTGCGTCCGGACGTTTAAACTCCGGCGATGCTGAAGTTACGCCGCAAGGTTTGAAGTGTTGCGGGCAGCGCGGCAACAATCCGGCCGTTAAAGCCATGGAGGATGGCCTGACGTGGCTGGGCAACAATTTTTCGGTGCAAATTAATCCCGGGCCGCCGCAAGTGCAGCGCATTTGGAATTTGTATTATTTGTACGCGGTGGAGCGCGTGGGCCGGATGACATCGCACCGGTTTTTTATCAGCCGCGGCACGAACCAGCATTACGATTGGTACCGCATGGGCGCCGAATATCTGGTCGCCAAGCAAGACGTGCTTTCGGGCTATTGGAAAGGCATGGGCCATGCCGAAGACGACCCGCGCATTGCCACAAGCTTTGCGCTATTGTTTTTAGCTAAAGGCCGGCGACCGATATTGATTTCCAAAGCCCGATACGGCAACGACAACGACTGGGCCCGGCATCGCTCCGACCTGGCAAATTTGACGACGTACGTCGAAACGAAATGGAAAAAAGATTTTCCGCTAGGATTGTCATGGCAAATTGTCGATTTGGCCGATGCCACGCTCGACGATTTGCTGCAAACGCCGGTGTTGTACCTCAGCGGCAGCAAAGATCCGGAATTGCTCGATCAGGCCCAAAAGCTGCGCGAATACATCGATCGGGGCGGTTTCATTTTCGCCGAAGCCTGCTGCACGGATAGCGAAGGGTTCGACACGGGCTTTCGCGCTCTCGTCGATAAAATTTTTGAAGAGCCGGAATACCGATTGAAGCCCGTGCCGCCGGAACATCCGCTGTGGACTGCCGAAGAACCGGTGCGGCCGGCGCTGCGCCCCAACTTGTGGAGCGTCGATTACGGCTGCCGCACCAGCGTGGTGTACGTGGCTCCACCGGAACCCAACAAAGGCGATTTGCCTAACGGCCTTTCGTGCTACTGGGAAATTGCTGCCGGCCGAGATCGCAAGCTGAACGCGGTGATTCAGGAGCAGCTCAACGCAGCGCTTTCGATGGGCATTAACGTGCTGGCCTACGCCACCAATCGGGCGCTAAAAAGCAAGGACGAAAATTTCCAGCTCGCCGATCAAAATCCGAAGGAGGAAGATACCTTCGAGCGCGGCAAACGCTACGTGGCCAACCTCCGGCATCCCGGCGGTTGCGACGCCGCGCCGGGGGCTTTGCCCGGACTCTTGCGGGCTGCCAATCGCGAATTGAAGGCCCGCTTCAGCCCGGAGCAGCGGCAGGTGCAAATTACCGATCCCGATTTATTCAACTACGACGTGCTGTTCATGCACGGCCGGGCGAATTTTCGCTTGACCGACGAGGAAAAGAAAGCGCTGCACAAGTATTTGGAGCGGGGCACGCTGATTGCCGATTCGATTTGCGCCAACCGCGATTTCACCGCCTCCTTCCGCCGCGAAATCAACGATTTGTTCGCCGATCAGGGAATCAAGCTGGAGCCGATTCCGGCCAATCATCCGATGTTTTCGACAGAATTCGGCGGCTACGATTTGTCGCAGGTCACGCGCCGGGTACCGCAAAGTCGGGCGGCGGATGGCCCGTTGCAAGCCAAAACACACCACGGTGCGCCGGAATTGGAAGGGCTAAAAATCGGCGATCGTTACGCGGTGATTTTCTCGCCGTACGATTTGAGCTGCGCGCTGGAAAAGCACGACTCGCTCGAATGCGAAGGGTACACCAAGGACGATGCGGAACGCATTGGCCTGAATTTGCTGCTGTACGCCACCTTTGAGTTTTAA
- a CDS encoding DUF1634 domain-containing protein, with protein sequence MNNQHEPVDRLARAVHLCLLTGLVISGLLMLAGLLVAMIKHQPRPEALVTKLPDLLHMAAEGNGVAWMELGIFALVLTPVVRVIVLAIGWAVRREQRMALIAMTVFCLLLLSIYLSIG encoded by the coding sequence ATGAACAATCAGCATGAGCCGGTAGACCGTTTGGCGCGAGCCGTCCATCTATGCTTGTTGACCGGCTTGGTCATTAGTGGCTTGCTGATGCTGGCCGGACTGCTGGTGGCGATGATCAAACATCAACCCCGGCCGGAAGCGCTCGTTACCAAATTGCCTGATCTTTTGCACATGGCGGCCGAAGGCAACGGCGTGGCTTGGATGGAATTGGGAATTTTCGCGCTGGTGCTTACGCCGGTGGTGCGCGTCATTGTCTTGGCGATCGGTTGGGCCGTGCGTCGAGAACAGCGGATGGCGCTCATCGCAATGACCGTGTTTTGCTTGCTCCTGCTCAGCATTTATTTGAGCATCGGCTAG
- a CDS encoding sulfite exporter TauE/SafE family protein encodes MYATPTNVGFMIAAGLGTGVLGAILGTGGGVFLIPLLLLAFGVPMHYAVATSIVSVVATSTAVASVNVERGTANMRLGMTLEIATSLGAITGGLTAGWLPPTALEILFAIVLLPTAVLMWRGVTENVGDASPTTDELKSTSANHRERSALLAGRYFDPRRGRNVVYQVQRLWAGLGISFVAGNLSGLLGIGGGVFKVPALHLACRVPIQAAAATSNFMIGVTAAASAFLYFGRGEVRPATTAAIVLGVIAGSAIGSRIGPALHGKFVKRLFAVLLVAVSVQMFVRALG; translated from the coding sequence ATGTACGCCACGCCTACGAATGTCGGATTTATGATCGCGGCCGGATTGGGAACCGGCGTGCTGGGAGCGATTTTGGGAACCGGCGGCGGCGTTTTTTTGATCCCGCTGTTGCTCCTGGCGTTTGGTGTTCCCATGCACTATGCCGTGGCGACCAGCATTGTTTCGGTCGTGGCCACTTCCACCGCCGTTGCCAGCGTGAATGTAGAACGTGGCACAGCCAACATGCGCCTGGGAATGACGTTGGAAATTGCCACGTCGCTGGGGGCCATCACCGGCGGTTTGACGGCCGGCTGGCTCCCGCCGACGGCGCTAGAGATTTTATTTGCCATCGTGCTGTTGCCGACCGCGGTGTTGATGTGGCGCGGAGTAACAGAAAATGTGGGTGACGCTTCCCCAACAACCGATGAATTGAAATCAACCTCGGCTAACCACCGGGAACGTTCCGCGCTGTTGGCCGGTCGCTATTTTGATCCGCGCCGAGGCCGCAACGTGGTTTATCAAGTGCAGCGTTTGTGGGCTGGGCTGGGTATTTCGTTTGTCGCAGGAAATTTATCCGGTTTGTTAGGCATCGGCGGCGGCGTGTTCAAAGTTCCCGCCCTTCACCTGGCTTGCCGGGTGCCAATTCAAGCGGCGGCGGCTACTTCCAATTTTATGATTGGCGTAACGGCCGCAGCCAGCGCGTTTTTGTATTTCGGCCGTGGCGAGGTGCGCCCTGCCACCACGGCGGCAATTGTACTGGGCGTCATTGCGGGCTCGGCCATCGGCTCGCGAATTGGGCCAGCGCTGCACGGAAAATTTGTCAAGCGTCTTTTCGCCGTCTTGTTAGTTGCCGTATCTGTGCAAATGTTCGTGCGCGCACTGGGATGA
- a CDS encoding diacylglycerol kinase yields the protein MPADNLSGTRSPTPRTWYEKFRDAFRGVRSGMRGQSSFQVHIAVAVAVIVAGCALRVELWQWCVLLLCIGGVLTAEMVNSALEHLAKAVDEQRNPHLGDALDTGSAAVLFASLAAAVVGAIILLSRVIALLKG from the coding sequence ATGCCCGCCGATAACTTGTCCGGCACTCGCTCGCCGACGCCGCGCACCTGGTACGAAAAATTCCGCGATGCTTTTCGCGGAGTGCGCAGCGGCATGCGCGGACAAAGCAGTTTTCAGGTCCACATTGCCGTGGCCGTGGCGGTAATTGTTGCCGGCTGCGCGCTGCGGGTTGAGCTGTGGCAATGGTGCGTGTTGCTCTTGTGCATTGGAGGAGTGCTGACGGCGGAAATGGTGAACTCCGCATTAGAGCACCTGGCCAAGGCAGTCGATGAGCAGCGCAACCCGCACCTGGGCGATGCATTGGACACGGGGAGCGCTGCCGTGCTGTTCGCTTCGCTGGCGGCGGCCGTGGTCGGCGCGATTATATTGCTCAGCCGGGTGATTGCGCTTCTCAAGGGATGA